A genomic stretch from Anaerolinea thermophila UNI-1 includes:
- the pstC gene encoding phosphate ABC transporter permease subunit PstC, which yields MEVTLNHLKRPEESAVDVSRRLQKRTRWGELFIQTFLFLCGAVSIFTTLGIVYELGKEALLFFQMPGVTLVEFFTQTEWQPTVGRFGVLPLVSATVVTTVIAMLVAVPFGLGSAIYLSEYASEKARKILKPALEVLAGIPTVVYGYFALTTVTPFLRIFFGEALNIYNMLSAGLTMGIMIIPLVASISEDALHAVPNSLREGAYAMGATRLETALQVVVPAALSGIIAGFILGFSRAIGETMIVAIAAGSGPNFTFNPLQSAETMTGYIARISGGDVAYDTPDYNSIFAIGLLLFGISLILNIISRRVSSRLREVYE from the coding sequence ATGGAAGTCACCTTAAACCACTTGAAACGCCCGGAAGAAAGCGCCGTGGATGTTTCAAGGCGCTTGCAAAAGCGCACCCGCTGGGGGGAACTTTTCATTCAAACCTTCCTGTTTTTGTGCGGTGCGGTCTCTATTTTCACGACTCTGGGAATTGTGTACGAATTGGGCAAAGAAGCCCTGCTGTTCTTTCAAATGCCCGGGGTGACACTGGTAGAGTTCTTCACCCAAACCGAATGGCAACCTACGGTGGGACGTTTCGGTGTACTGCCACTGGTCAGCGCCACAGTAGTCACTACCGTGATTGCCATGCTGGTGGCTGTGCCCTTTGGATTGGGCTCTGCCATTTATTTGAGCGAATACGCCTCGGAAAAAGCCCGCAAGATTCTCAAACCCGCACTGGAAGTTCTGGCTGGCATTCCTACTGTAGTGTATGGATACTTTGCTCTGACTACAGTAACCCCCTTCCTGCGCATTTTCTTTGGAGAAGCCCTGAACATCTATAATATGCTCTCTGCCGGGTTGACGATGGGCATCATGATCATCCCGCTGGTGGCATCCATCAGCGAGGATGCTCTGCATGCCGTGCCCAACTCTCTGCGTGAGGGGGCCTATGCGATGGGCGCGACCCGTTTGGAAACCGCTCTCCAGGTGGTCGTGCCAGCGGCACTTTCGGGGATCATCGCCGGATTCATTCTGGGATTTTCCCGCGCCATTGGCGAGACGATGATCGTCGCGATTGCCGCTGGCTCGGGTCCAAACTTCACCTTCAATCCCCTGCAATCGGCTGAGACGATGACCGGCTACATCGCCCGCATCTCCGGCGGAGACGTAGCCTACGACACCCCGGATTACAACAGCATCTTTGCCATCGGGCTGCTGCTGTTTGGTATCTCCCTGATTCTGAATATCATCAGCCGACGGGTATCCTCGCGTCTGCGGGAGGTGTACGAATGA
- the pstA gene encoding phosphate ABC transporter permease PstA produces MNRGVVLSETSNLSVRHQWGKFFQGLFLFSTVIGLIVLGILILTVVDKTFTLVAVTNKVDPATLADRPLEELSAEELRQILRDKLRPARLRTIERDMGPIAQMGEADLTALIMAEIVKPTTRASYPLFQSLTRRAEIEAEIRKEYPDAQIYFKAWLSWDFLQRSMATNPDLAGVRQAIKGSLLIILITILFAFPIGVGAAIYLEEYADKRNRINRILQTNIENLAGVPSIIYGILGLAVFVRALAPITSGAAFGMDAGSGRTILSGGLTMALLVLPILIISSQEALRAVPNSLREASFAMGATRWQTIWHHVLPYALPGILTGTILAVSRALGETAPLILVGASSLINKDPQSVFSFFTALPFQIYNWTVRPQPEFRNIAAAAILVLLAVLLSLNATAIVLRNRLSKRL; encoded by the coding sequence ATGAACCGCGGTGTGGTTTTATCCGAAACCAGCAACCTCTCTGTCCGCCATCAATGGGGAAAATTCTTCCAGGGGCTGTTCCTGTTCTCTACCGTCATCGGGTTGATTGTGCTGGGCATTCTTATCCTCACTGTGGTGGACAAGACCTTCACCCTGGTGGCTGTGACCAACAAAGTTGACCCTGCCACGCTTGCCGACCGTCCCCTGGAAGAACTCTCCGCCGAAGAATTGCGCCAGATTTTACGCGACAAATTACGCCCTGCGCGCCTGCGCACCATTGAGCGCGATATGGGGCCCATCGCTCAGATGGGCGAAGCCGACCTCACTGCCCTGATCATGGCGGAAATTGTCAAACCTACCACGCGCGCATCCTATCCACTCTTTCAATCCCTGACCCGGCGCGCAGAAATTGAAGCCGAGATCCGCAAAGAATACCCGGATGCCCAAATATACTTTAAAGCATGGTTGTCCTGGGATTTTCTGCAACGCTCCATGGCAACCAACCCCGATTTAGCCGGGGTACGCCAGGCGATTAAAGGCTCATTGTTGATCATCCTGATTACCATCCTGTTCGCCTTCCCAATTGGGGTTGGAGCCGCAATTTATCTGGAAGAGTACGCCGATAAGCGCAACCGCATTAACCGCATTCTGCAAACCAACATTGAAAATCTGGCAGGGGTGCCCTCCATCATTTACGGGATTCTCGGTTTGGCAGTATTTGTGCGCGCCCTGGCGCCCATCACCTCAGGCGCGGCCTTCGGCATGGATGCCGGTAGCGGGCGTACCATCCTTTCCGGCGGGCTGACCATGGCACTGCTGGTGCTGCCCATCCTGATCATCAGTTCGCAGGAAGCCCTGCGGGCCGTGCCCAACTCTCTGCGCGAAGCCAGTTTCGCTATGGGTGCCACCCGCTGGCAGACCATCTGGCATCACGTCCTGCCCTATGCTCTGCCGGGCATCCTCACCGGCACGATTCTCGCCGTGTCGCGCGCACTGGGCGAAACCGCGCCGCTGATTCTGGTGGGGGCATCCAGTTTGATTAACAAAGACCCCCAGAGCGTGTTCTCGTTCTTCACGGCGCTGCCTTTCCAGATTTACAACTGGACAGTGCGCCCTCAGCCTGAATTTCGGAATATTGCTGCCGCGGCTATTCTCGTTTTGCTGGCAGTTCTGTTATCATTGAATGCAACGGCCATTGTGCTGCGAAACCGATTGAGTAAGCGACTATGA
- the pstB gene encoding phosphate ABC transporter ATP-binding protein PstB, with the protein MSEQNHSNHYAIETRNLNLYYGNFRAVKEVNLQIVPRKITAIIGPSGCGKSTVLRSFNRMNDFVPGFRMEGEILFHGKNLYAPDVDPVQVRQYIGMVFQKPNPFPKSIYENVAWGARINGYKGNMDELVEEALRGAALWDEVKDNLKKSGLSLSGGQQQRLCIARALAVKPEIILMDEPCSALDPIATLKIEDLMRELSQNYTIIIVTHNMQQAARASDYTAFFTMDEDRAGVMVEYGETSQIFTTPRDKRTEDYITGRFG; encoded by the coding sequence ATGAGCGAACAAAACCATTCGAACCATTACGCCATTGAGACCCGTAACCTGAACCTGTATTACGGGAATTTCCGCGCGGTTAAGGAAGTCAACCTGCAGATTGTACCGCGCAAAATCACGGCCATCATCGGACCATCTGGCTGCGGAAAAAGCACTGTTTTGCGCTCCTTCAACCGCATGAACGACTTCGTCCCGGGCTTCCGCATGGAAGGGGAAATCCTCTTCCACGGCAAGAATCTCTATGCGCCCGATGTGGACCCGGTGCAGGTGCGCCAGTATATCGGCATGGTCTTCCAAAAACCCAATCCCTTTCCCAAGAGCATCTACGAAAACGTGGCTTGGGGAGCACGCATCAACGGCTACAAGGGCAACATGGACGAACTGGTGGAAGAAGCCCTGCGCGGCGCAGCGCTTTGGGATGAGGTGAAAGATAACCTGAAAAAGAGTGGACTTTCCCTCTCGGGTGGTCAGCAACAGCGCCTGTGCATTGCCCGCGCGCTGGCGGTTAAGCCGGAAATCATCCTCATGGATGAGCCCTGCTCAGCACTTGACCCCATCGCCACGCTCAAAATCGAAGACCTGATGCGCGAACTCTCGCAAAACTATACCATCATCATCGTCACCCACAACATGCAACAGGCGGCGCGCGCCTCGGACTACACGGCATTCTTTACCATGGATGAAGACCGCGCCGGGGTTATGGTAGAATACGGGGAAACCAGTCAGATTTTTACCACCCCGCGTGACAAGCGCACCGAAGATTACATCACCGGGCGTTTCGGGTAA
- the phoU gene encoding phosphate signaling complex protein PhoU produces the protein MPRATLDRQLHLIQDEVLTLGSMVEQALVKSVDALKRRDVKAAAEIIRGDQAINEKRYAIENGIIAVVATQQPMAHDLRLLAAVLEVIIELERMGDYAKGIARVCQRLEGVDIPIPSREFERMAEITVSMLHRSLSAFIKEDATLAHRIPEEDEQVDELYNNVYRGLISSMIEHPEWIDHTNLLLWVAHNLERAADRVTNICERTVFIATGELLEMDLDDYEETE, from the coding sequence ATGCCACGAGCCACGTTAGATCGTCAATTACATTTGATTCAGGACGAAGTCCTGACGTTAGGGAGTATGGTAGAACAGGCGCTGGTGAAATCGGTGGATGCGCTGAAGCGCCGGGATGTTAAAGCCGCGGCTGAAATCATTCGCGGCGATCAAGCCATCAATGAAAAACGCTATGCCATTGAGAACGGCATCATCGCCGTGGTAGCCACACAGCAACCCATGGCGCACGATCTCCGTCTGCTGGCAGCAGTGCTGGAAGTCATCATCGAACTGGAACGCATGGGCGACTACGCCAAAGGCATTGCCCGTGTCTGTCAGCGCCTTGAAGGAGTGGATATTCCCATCCCCAGCCGCGAATTTGAACGCATGGCAGAGATTACCGTCTCCATGCTCCACCGTTCCCTCTCCGCATTCATCAAGGAAGATGCTACACTGGCACACCGCATTCCCGAAGAGGATGAGCAGGTGGATGAATTGTATAACAACGTGTACCGCGGGCTTATTTCCTCGATGATCGAACATCCCGAATGGATTGACCACACCAACCTGCTGTTGTGGGTGGCGCACAACCTGGAACGCGCCGCCGACCGAGTCACCAACATCTGTGAGCGCACGGTTTTCATCGCCACCGGCGAACTGCTGGAGATGGATCTGGACGACTACGAAGAGACAGAGTAA
- a CDS encoding CHAD domain-containing protein codes for MKASACLCAYGARVILKHLKAFQREWQGVHTGAEDIEHIHRMRVASRRLRATLPLFALCFPGKKVDNWMKHIRRVTRALGGARDADVQIARVQAFLDTVEDIRLRPGLQRLLLRLRQARAGHQPAVTSALEKLAERGILDEMKILLEEHLTMCNEDTPPDAELYTLARTEITRRLDAFLAYDAIVPLPERVQELHELRIATKWLRYTAEAFAPLYPDELARWLSILRDIQERLGQIHDDDVWLTFLPAFLEEERQRVEMFYGYTRPFRRLIAGVQAFEQACREDRERLYRAFVPDWQTWQAEGIWDALREQVNLPQVNPEEVYPPLRQDENRNDSVTDSA; via the coding sequence ATGAAAGCGTCTGCCTGTTTATGTGCCTATGGGGCGCGGGTCATCTTAAAACACCTCAAAGCCTTCCAGCGGGAATGGCAGGGCGTGCACACCGGCGCGGAAGACATCGAACATATTCACCGCATGCGGGTGGCTTCGCGGCGCTTACGGGCAACCCTGCCTCTCTTTGCCCTGTGCTTTCCCGGCAAAAAGGTAGATAACTGGATGAAACATATTCGCCGCGTGACGCGGGCATTGGGCGGTGCCCGTGATGCCGATGTGCAGATTGCCCGTGTGCAGGCGTTTCTGGATACGGTGGAAGATATTCGCCTGCGCCCGGGGCTTCAGCGGTTGCTGTTGCGCCTGCGTCAGGCACGGGCCGGACATCAACCTGCGGTGACCTCTGCGCTGGAAAAACTGGCAGAGCGCGGCATTCTGGATGAGATGAAAATCCTGCTGGAAGAACACCTGACCATGTGCAATGAAGACACACCGCCGGATGCCGAACTGTACACGCTGGCACGGACTGAAATCACCCGCCGTCTGGACGCTTTCCTGGCATACGATGCCATCGTACCCCTGCCTGAACGGGTTCAGGAACTGCACGAACTTCGTATTGCCACCAAGTGGCTGCGCTACACGGCCGAGGCGTTTGCCCCACTGTATCCCGATGAACTAGCCCGCTGGTTAAGTATCCTGCGGGATATTCAGGAACGCCTCGGGCAGATTCACGATGATGACGTCTGGCTGACTTTTTTACCGGCTTTCCTGGAAGAAGAGCGCCAGCGGGTCGAGATGTTTTACGGCTATACCCGCCCCTTCCGCCGACTGATCGCAGGGGTACAGGCTTTCGAGCAAGCCTGTCGCGAGGATCGGGAGCGCCTGTACCGCGCCTTTGTGCCTGACTGGCAGACATGGCAGGCAGAGGGAATCTGGGATGCCTTACGGGAACAGGTCAACCTGCCACAGGTGAATCCAGAAGAGGTTTACCCGCCGCTCAGGCAGGATGAAAATCGCAACGATTCTGTGACAGATTCGGCGTAA